The following are from one region of the Melaminivora suipulveris genome:
- a CDS encoding DEAD/DEAH box helicase gives MNARVQNAVAGRLSLRPPQAESLAKLVRAIEAAPELLGHDQNVAAILATLKAEFPTLEDFEREFPSLCFSLATGVGKTRLMGAFIAYLHLAHGINNFFVLAPNLTIYNKLITDFTRNTPKYVFKGIAEFAQQPPLIITGDNYDQTGAVVQDQTMGFAHDVRINIFNISKINSEVRGGKEPRIKRMREVLGDSYFNHLASLDDLVLLMDESHRYRASAGVRSINELKPLFGLEVTATPFVESTRGPVPFKNVVMDYPLARAMEDGFVKEPAAVTQRNFDAKAHSAEEIEKIKLEDGVRLHETTKVELLTYARENGVKVVKPFMLVIARDTTHASQLKTLIESSAFYEGRYAGKVIQVDSSRTGAEEEEMISKLLAVESVDEPTEIVIHVNMLKEGWDVTNLYTIVPLRAANARTLIEQSIGRGLRLPYGKRTGVAAVDRLNIVAHDKFQEIIDEANRGDSPIRLKQVILEAPSADDKKVSVQVSSGAMARLGLAEPPPVAASAVSAGAAPAAAPAPVFTTERERQAARVVMDVIGKYEVKRDLVPTSSALLTPEVQSAILAEVTERLKPAQGELLAEVDDAAPALDLSAVVSKTTEIVVQQTIDIPRIAVVPTGEVTTGFHPFKLGSLPNFQPGQREIVGQELRTNHQFTMSREAGIREQRFEDYIVKKLIDYDDIDYFTQAELLYDLAGQAVAHYQAQNYSENELHEVFDTYGAELARLIRAEMMAHFWEEATDYEVQVSRGFTELKPCNYTAVAGQSAHNYRETVTDLSKIKQMLFGGFSRCLYPLQKFDSDTERRFAVILERDALKWFKPAKGQFQIYYKLGSEQPEYIPDFVAETDSMILMVETKKRDDLSSDEVQSKAAAAVRWCSHASAHAATVGSKPWRYLLVPHDEIKESDRLTAFLRFELKA, from the coding sequence ATGAATGCACGCGTCCAGAACGCCGTCGCCGGCCGACTGTCTCTGCGCCCGCCGCAAGCAGAGTCCCTTGCGAAGCTAGTGCGCGCCATCGAGGCCGCGCCGGAGCTGCTCGGCCACGACCAGAACGTGGCGGCCATCCTTGCCACGCTGAAGGCGGAATTCCCGACGCTGGAGGACTTTGAACGCGAGTTCCCCTCGCTGTGCTTCTCGCTGGCCACCGGCGTGGGCAAGACACGGCTGATGGGCGCGTTCATTGCCTACCTGCACCTGGCGCATGGCATCAACAACTTCTTCGTGCTGGCACCCAACCTGACGATCTACAACAAGCTGATCACCGACTTCACGCGCAACACGCCCAAGTACGTGTTCAAGGGGATCGCCGAATTCGCTCAGCAGCCGCCCTTGATCATCACGGGCGACAACTACGACCAGACCGGTGCGGTGGTTCAGGACCAGACGATGGGTTTTGCGCACGACGTGCGCATCAACATCTTCAACATCTCCAAGATCAACTCCGAGGTGCGTGGCGGCAAGGAACCCCGCATCAAGCGCATGCGAGAGGTGCTGGGAGACAGCTACTTCAACCACCTGGCCAGCCTAGACGATCTGGTGCTTTTGATGGACGAGTCGCACCGCTACCGAGCCAGCGCGGGGGTGCGGTCCATCAACGAACTGAAGCCGCTGTTTGGACTTGAGGTGACAGCCACCCCGTTCGTGGAATCCACGCGCGGCCCTGTGCCCTTCAAGAACGTGGTGATGGACTACCCACTGGCGCGGGCGATGGAAGACGGCTTCGTCAAAGAGCCTGCCGCCGTGACCCAGCGCAATTTCGACGCCAAGGCGCACTCTGCAGAAGAGATCGAGAAGATCAAGCTGGAAGATGGCGTTCGCCTTCACGAAACCACCAAGGTCGAGCTGCTGACCTATGCCCGTGAGAATGGCGTGAAGGTGGTCAAGCCCTTCATGCTCGTGATCGCACGGGACACCACGCATGCCTCGCAGCTGAAGACGCTGATTGAGTCATCGGCCTTCTACGAAGGGCGCTATGCGGGCAAGGTGATCCAGGTGGACTCCAGCCGCACGGGGGCCGAAGAGGAGGAGATGATCTCCAAGCTCCTGGCGGTGGAGAGCGTGGACGAACCCACTGAGATCGTCATCCACGTCAACATGCTCAAAGAGGGCTGGGACGTGACGAACCTCTACACCATCGTGCCCCTGCGCGCGGCCAACGCGCGCACACTGATCGAGCAATCCATTGGTCGCGGCTTGCGCCTGCCCTATGGCAAGCGCACGGGTGTCGCGGCGGTGGACCGCTTGAACATCGTGGCCCACGACAAGTTCCAGGAAATCATCGACGAGGCGAATCGAGGCGACTCGCCGATCCGCCTGAAGCAGGTGATCCTGGAGGCACCAAGCGCTGACGACAAGAAGGTGAGCGTGCAGGTCAGCTCAGGCGCCATGGCCCGCCTGGGTCTTGCGGAGCCCCCGCCCGTGGCTGCCAGTGCTGTCAGCGCGGGAGCAGCACCGGCCGCCGCGCCTGCGCCCGTGTTCACCACAGAGCGCGAGCGCCAAGCCGCTCGCGTGGTGATGGATGTGATCGGCAAGTACGAGGTGAAGCGTGACCTCGTGCCGACCAGCAGCGCATTGCTCACCCCGGAGGTGCAATCGGCCATCCTGGCTGAAGTGACGGAGCGACTGAAGCCTGCCCAGGGGGAGTTGCTGGCTGAAGTGGACGATGCCGCACCGGCTCTTGATTTGTCGGCCGTCGTGTCCAAGACCACGGAGATCGTGGTTCAGCAAACCATCGACATTCCGCGAATAGCAGTGGTGCCTACCGGGGAGGTCACCACCGGCTTCCACCCGTTCAAGCTGGGTTCACTGCCCAACTTTCAGCCGGGGCAACGGGAGATCGTCGGCCAAGAGCTGCGCACGAACCATCAGTTCACCATGAGCCGTGAAGCGGGCATCAGGGAGCAGCGCTTCGAGGACTACATCGTCAAGAAGCTGATCGACTACGACGACATCGACTACTTCACACAGGCCGAGTTGCTCTACGACTTGGCCGGTCAGGCGGTAGCCCACTACCAGGCGCAGAACTACTCGGAAAACGAGCTGCATGAAGTGTTCGACACCTATGGTGCAGAGCTCGCCCGCCTGATCCGGGCCGAAATGATGGCCCACTTCTGGGAAGAAGCTACCGACTACGAGGTTCAGGTCAGCCGAGGTTTCACAGAACTCAAACCGTGCAACTACACGGCGGTCGCCGGGCAGTCGGCACATAACTACCGTGAAACGGTGACCGATCTGAGCAAGATCAAGCAGATGTTGTTCGGCGGTTTCTCGCGCTGCCTCTACCCACTGCAGAAGTTTGACTCGGACACCGAGCGGCGCTTCGCGGTCATCCTGGAACGCGATGCTTTGAAGTGGTTCAAGCCCGCCAAAGGGCAGTTCCAGATTTACTACAAGCTGGGCAGTGAGCAGCCGGAATACATCCCCGACTTCGTGGCGGAGACCGACTCGATGATCCTCATGGTGGAGACCAAGAAGCGGGACGACTTGAGCTCTGACGAGGTGCAGTCAAAGGCCGCCGCTGCTGTTCGCTGGTGCTCGCACGCGTCAGCTCACGCGGCCACAGTAGGCAGCAAGCCATGGCGCTACTTGCTGGTGCCGCACGATGAAATCAAGGAGTCGGACCGACTGACCGCCTTCCTGCGATTCGAGCTGAAGGCTTGA
- a CDS encoding McrB family protein: MTEQTSNQSSGTTWFVGASFGHTDDQSARFLDEGIWEISSPSQKEQALVRSMRPGERIAIKAAYVRKHGLPFDNRQQPVSVMGIKATGVITENPQDGEHVKVQWQPADGVREWYFYTYRPTIWRVVPGEWNADALIEFAFNGKPQDIERFRNAPYWKDRFGTLFQWADFYEAIAEKLLAYTSDRVPLIQGIHQIAQRVQGLGYLQDKFPDGSSGPLQDICPFTVMGTFNRGMTDANRKLIAAELAKLLGVTVPVPATFEGIPVLNNQRSWFFRYADKRGAGDIDALWRVFAAAQALVEDDGPGTRDEFIEAYDAATQVWGVAWNLSTGLYWAAPWEFPTLDSQSRHYIQKRLGVPITTPAPQAPCDAATYLQLAYDLRTRFAEEDYPVHSFPELSLASWQFKDATPAPQEDEVAPDMPGHDSGDELAAEVVQSQAPIVPYSLADITRDGCFMSEPELEQLLDRLRTKKNLILQGPPGTGKTWLAKRLAFALMGQKDESKVRAVQFHPNLSYEDFVRGWRPTGEGKLTLADGVFMEAIKAAKKEPAAKFVVVIEEINRGNPAQVFGELLTLLEAGKRTPSEALELCYPDADGVRRPVHIPENLHVIGTMNIADRSLALVDLALRRRFAFVGLEPRLGPAWRNWVVSACGVDEALASDIERRIAELNEQIAADARLGKQFRIGHSYVTPVHRLDAGSTRRWFQQVVDTEIGPLLDEYWFDSPEEARQATARLLQGW; the protein is encoded by the coding sequence ATGACAGAACAGACCAGCAACCAATCGTCCGGTACAACGTGGTTCGTCGGAGCCAGCTTCGGTCACACCGATGATCAGAGCGCCCGCTTCCTCGACGAAGGTATCTGGGAGATCAGCAGCCCCAGCCAGAAGGAGCAGGCGCTGGTTCGTTCCATGCGGCCTGGTGAACGCATTGCCATCAAAGCTGCGTATGTGCGCAAGCACGGCCTGCCCTTCGACAACCGCCAGCAGCCGGTATCCGTCATGGGCATCAAGGCCACCGGCGTCATCACCGAGAACCCACAGGACGGTGAGCATGTCAAAGTGCAGTGGCAGCCCGCCGATGGCGTGCGCGAGTGGTATTTCTACACCTATCGCCCCACCATCTGGCGCGTTGTGCCCGGCGAATGGAATGCGGATGCGCTGATCGAGTTCGCATTCAACGGCAAGCCCCAAGACATCGAGCGATTCCGCAACGCCCCGTACTGGAAGGACCGCTTCGGCACCCTGTTCCAGTGGGCAGACTTCTACGAGGCCATCGCCGAGAAGCTGCTGGCCTACACAAGCGACCGAGTGCCGCTCATTCAGGGCATCCACCAGATTGCGCAGCGCGTTCAAGGCCTGGGCTATCTGCAGGACAAATTCCCAGATGGAAGCAGCGGCCCTCTGCAGGACATCTGCCCGTTCACGGTGATGGGCACGTTCAACCGAGGCATGACGGACGCTAACCGCAAGCTGATTGCGGCAGAGCTGGCGAAGCTGCTCGGCGTTACCGTGCCTGTGCCGGCGACGTTCGAAGGCATCCCCGTGCTCAACAACCAGCGCTCCTGGTTCTTCCGCTACGCGGACAAGCGAGGGGCGGGAGACATTGATGCCCTTTGGCGCGTCTTTGCCGCAGCACAGGCGCTGGTTGAAGACGACGGGCCGGGAACCCGCGACGAGTTCATCGAGGCCTATGACGCAGCGACTCAGGTCTGGGGTGTGGCGTGGAATCTGTCCACTGGCTTGTATTGGGCTGCCCCCTGGGAGTTTCCGACGCTGGACAGCCAGTCGCGGCACTACATCCAGAAGCGCCTGGGCGTTCCGATCACCACCCCAGCGCCGCAAGCGCCATGTGATGCGGCCACGTATTTGCAACTTGCATACGACCTGCGTACGCGGTTCGCGGAGGAAGACTACCCCGTGCACAGCTTCCCGGAGTTGTCGCTGGCATCGTGGCAGTTCAAGGATGCGACGCCTGCGCCTCAGGAGGACGAAGTCGCGCCGGACATGCCCGGCCATGACTCAGGCGATGAGCTTGCAGCCGAAGTCGTCCAGTCTCAGGCCCCTATCGTTCCCTACTCCCTCGCCGACATCACGCGTGACGGCTGCTTCATGTCGGAGCCAGAGCTTGAGCAGCTACTGGACCGGCTGCGCACCAAGAAGAATCTGATCCTGCAAGGCCCCCCCGGCACCGGCAAGACATGGCTGGCCAAGCGATTGGCCTTTGCCTTGATGGGGCAAAAGGACGAGAGCAAGGTCAGAGCCGTCCAGTTCCACCCGAACCTTTCGTACGAGGACTTCGTGCGCGGCTGGCGGCCTACAGGCGAAGGCAAGCTGACGCTCGCCGATGGCGTCTTCATGGAGGCGATCAAGGCTGCGAAGAAGGAGCCCGCAGCCAAGTTCGTGGTCGTCATCGAGGAGATCAACCGAGGCAATCCGGCCCAGGTGTTCGGTGAATTGCTGACGCTGCTGGAGGCAGGCAAGCGCACCCCCAGCGAGGCGTTGGAGCTGTGCTACCCGGATGCTGACGGCGTACGGCGGCCGGTCCACATCCCCGAGAACCTTCATGTCATCGGCACCATGAACATCGCGGATCGGTCGTTGGCGCTGGTCGATTTGGCGTTGCGGCGCCGCTTCGCGTTTGTTGGTCTTGAGCCTCGCCTCGGCCCAGCCTGGCGGAACTGGGTGGTTTCAGCGTGCGGTGTGGATGAAGCACTGGCGTCAGACATTGAGCGACGCATAGCCGAGCTTAACGAGCAGATTGCAGCGGATGCACGCTTGGGCAAGCAGTTCCGAATCGGTCACAGCTATGTCACGCCCGTGCATCGGCTGGATGCGGGCAGCACCCGGCGATGGTTCCAGCAAGTCGTGGACACAGAAATCGGCCCCCTGCTGGACGAGTATTGGTTTGACTCCCCAGAGGAGGCACGTCAGGCCACCGCACGGTTGCTGCAGGGCTGGTGA
- a CDS encoding site-specific DNA-methyltransferase — protein MSKQKLELTWIGKEKRPKLEPRILLEDPTKSYHAKHRMTKSDIFDNRLIFGDNLLALKALEQEFSGKVKCVYIDPPFNTQQAFEHYDDGYEHSIWLGLIRDRAEALRRLMSDDGTLFVHIDDNELGYLIVLLDEVFGRANRVSVVSFKQGSATGHKSINPGVVSTTNFILIYAKNKSAWAPNRVFTARAERDKRYGQFIENFDEPYATWRFTTLTKAFAHSLGVSEKGIKKTLGDEYEELLSDFVMKHAQQVVRLARPDYNAVSSEARGMIDQSKEQPDTVLLLERESHSNMYFTNGERILFYSDKLKLIDGQYVAGEPLTSLWDDILSNNLHNEGGVEFPKGKKPEALIKRCFDLATKPGDIVLDSFAGSGTTGAVAHKMGRRWIMVELGEHCHTHVIPRLKAVVNGEDQGGISKAVGWQGGGGFRYYKLAPSLIVNDRWGIPVVNPEYNATQLAEALAKLEGFTYAPSEVQWWQHGHSSERDFIYVTTQNLSADQLQALSDEVGNDKSLLLCCAAFHGVTAAKASERWANLTLKKIPKMVLARCEWGHDDYSLNVANLPIAETTEPAEEHGPATGAATRKTKKSVAKNAGQGGLFGENEE, from the coding sequence ATGAGCAAGCAAAAACTAGAACTTACCTGGATCGGGAAGGAAAAGCGACCCAAGCTGGAGCCGCGCATCCTGCTCGAAGACCCAACGAAGTCGTACCACGCCAAGCATCGTATGACCAAGAGTGACATCTTCGACAACCGATTGATCTTCGGCGACAACCTGCTCGCATTGAAGGCGCTTGAACAGGAGTTTTCGGGGAAGGTTAAATGCGTCTACATTGACCCACCGTTCAACACTCAGCAGGCGTTTGAACACTACGATGATGGCTATGAGCATTCGATCTGGTTGGGGTTGATCCGAGATCGTGCCGAAGCTCTCCGCCGCTTAATGTCCGATGACGGCACGCTGTTCGTCCACATTGACGATAACGAACTTGGCTACCTGATTGTCTTGCTAGACGAAGTCTTTGGACGGGCCAACAGGGTGTCGGTCGTGTCATTCAAGCAAGGATCTGCGACCGGACATAAGTCCATCAATCCTGGCGTTGTAAGCACCACCAACTTCATCCTCATTTATGCCAAGAACAAATCGGCGTGGGCTCCGAACCGTGTTTTTACGGCTCGCGCAGAGCGCGACAAGCGCTACGGTCAATTCATTGAGAACTTCGATGAACCGTATGCGACATGGCGCTTCACGACGCTAACAAAAGCTTTTGCGCATAGCCTTGGAGTTTCCGAGAAGGGTATCAAGAAGACACTCGGCGATGAATACGAAGAGCTGCTTTCCGATTTCGTAATGAAGCACGCGCAGCAGGTGGTTCGTCTTGCGCGCCCAGACTACAACGCTGTTAGCAGTGAAGCTCGCGGCATGATCGACCAATCCAAGGAACAACCAGACACAGTATTGCTGCTCGAACGTGAATCGCACTCAAACATGTATTTCACAAACGGCGAGCGCATCCTTTTCTATTCGGACAAGCTGAAGCTGATTGATGGGCAATATGTGGCTGGCGAACCGCTTACCAGCCTGTGGGACGATATTCTCTCGAACAACCTGCACAACGAAGGTGGCGTCGAATTTCCGAAAGGGAAGAAGCCAGAAGCCCTCATTAAGCGATGCTTTGACCTTGCAACAAAGCCAGGGGACATCGTTCTCGATTCGTTCGCCGGCTCTGGAACCACTGGCGCGGTAGCCCACAAAATGGGGCGTCGCTGGATCATGGTTGAACTTGGTGAGCATTGCCATACCCACGTCATCCCACGGCTGAAAGCCGTGGTCAACGGCGAAGACCAGGGCGGCATCTCAAAGGCAGTCGGGTGGCAAGGCGGCGGTGGGTTCCGTTACTACAAGCTCGCCCCCAGCCTGATCGTCAACGACCGTTGGGGCATTCCAGTCGTCAATCCCGAGTACAACGCAACGCAGTTGGCGGAAGCGCTCGCCAAGCTGGAGGGGTTCACCTATGCCCCATCAGAGGTGCAGTGGTGGCAGCACGGGCATTCGAGCGAACGGGACTTCATCTACGTCACCACCCAAAACCTGTCCGCAGATCAACTTCAGGCGCTGTCGGACGAAGTGGGCAACGATAAAAGCCTGCTCCTCTGCTGCGCGGCCTTTCATGGTGTCACCGCAGCCAAAGCATCCGAGCGCTGGGCCAACCTTACGCTGAAGAAGATTCCAAAGATGGTGCTTGCCCGCTGTGAGTGGGGCCACGACGACTACAGCCTCAACGTCGCCAATCTGCCAATCGCCGAGACGACAGAGCCTGCCGAAGAGCACGGGCCTGCAACCGGCGCTGCCACACGCAAAACCAAGAAATCCGTCGCCAAGAACGCAGGGCAAGGCGGTCTGTTCGGGGAGAACGAAGAATGA
- a CDS encoding AAA family ATPase: protein MSKVSLGGIKIEGLRGAAKPVELTFEKGKKLTIIYGENGTGKSTICDALDLLGNGKVGSLDTRGLGSAIHKYWPTVGKKASDVRVTLKTSAGDCIASLDKSNVNVANAALRPSVEVLRRAQILKLVEAKPAERYQAISRFVDVASAEASENSLRKLVKDTEDNEKIVIARIDENKRAIESFWERAGKPQASSQIEWAKALVAQDRSSLVARKSMLDQLILKWDALSNHPATTQSLRAAHSQCEAALNEANAKLAGLKDSVAADYLEILDLLKVAQAHLRSHPDPATCPLCGSAERAKGLAAEVDRRIESQSAYDQLEAARLEVSTKELALNGAKQRLQDAIHAAGVAAQGLSQLFSSDQLPADIAVPKVALPSDVAQWPDWLTLNQPLRDGWASESTTLAEDSRFIGTLKDALTAYEQNAQAAGEHEETLPHLKKMLDIVEGQRKQFTDSVLAGIAQRVGELYDMVHPGEGLNKISLALDEGRRASLDITTEFGGKSDTPPQAYFSDSHLDTLGLCVFLALAERDAPEQKILVLDDVLGSVDEPHVDRVIEMVYDVTARFPHCLVTTHYGPWRHKLRWGWLKHGQCQFVELRRWSLGAGIAYANSLPETTRLRALVNATDPDLQAICAKAGVVLEAILDFLTMTYECSVPRRVGSNYTLGDLLPAIDGKLKKALRVEHREEDEHGQVTYTPFALEPHLSKLVQIAQVRNVFGCHFNQISFELLDSDALAFGLEVLALADAVIDQDAGWPRSSKSGSYWATSGETRRLHPLRKPS, encoded by the coding sequence ATGAGCAAAGTTTCATTGGGGGGCATAAAGATCGAAGGACTGCGGGGAGCCGCCAAGCCGGTCGAGCTGACATTTGAGAAGGGAAAGAAGCTCACCATCATCTACGGCGAGAACGGTACTGGCAAATCCACCATTTGCGATGCGTTGGACTTGCTTGGCAACGGAAAAGTCGGCTCTCTGGACACCAGAGGCCTAGGCAGCGCAATACATAAGTACTGGCCAACTGTCGGCAAAAAGGCATCCGACGTCCGGGTGACATTGAAGACGTCAGCAGGTGACTGCATTGCATCGCTCGACAAATCGAACGTCAACGTTGCCAACGCCGCCTTACGACCTAGCGTCGAGGTACTCCGGCGTGCTCAGATTCTGAAGCTTGTTGAAGCGAAGCCTGCAGAGAGATACCAAGCGATCAGTCGCTTCGTTGATGTGGCGTCAGCAGAAGCTTCAGAGAACTCATTGCGGAAATTAGTGAAGGATACGGAAGACAACGAAAAGATTGTCATTGCACGTATTGATGAGAACAAGCGGGCAATTGAGTCCTTCTGGGAGCGTGCGGGTAAGCCTCAGGCTAGCAGTCAAATCGAGTGGGCCAAAGCTTTGGTTGCCCAAGATCGAAGTAGCCTGGTTGCCCGAAAATCGATGCTAGATCAGCTGATCCTCAAATGGGACGCGCTGTCGAATCATCCAGCAACAACCCAATCGCTACGAGCTGCACACAGTCAATGCGAGGCAGCGCTGAATGAAGCGAATGCCAAGCTAGCGGGGCTCAAGGATTCAGTTGCCGCTGACTACTTGGAGATTTTGGATCTTCTCAAAGTAGCACAAGCTCATTTGAGAAGTCATCCTGATCCAGCTACTTGCCCCCTTTGTGGCAGTGCCGAACGAGCCAAAGGTCTTGCCGCTGAAGTCGATCGAAGGATTGAATCTCAAAGTGCGTATGACCAACTTGAAGCAGCCAGGCTTGAAGTCAGCACGAAGGAACTCGCTCTTAATGGCGCCAAGCAGCGATTGCAAGACGCCATTCATGCTGCGGGAGTGGCTGCGCAAGGCCTTTCCCAGTTGTTCAGCTCTGACCAGCTACCTGCGGATATTGCGGTTCCGAAGGTCGCTCTACCTTCTGACGTCGCGCAGTGGCCTGATTGGCTTACGCTGAATCAGCCTCTTAGAGATGGTTGGGCGTCGGAATCAACAACGCTAGCGGAAGACTCCCGCTTCATTGGCACGCTGAAAGATGCCCTGACTGCCTATGAGCAAAACGCTCAGGCTGCCGGCGAGCATGAAGAAACTCTGCCGCACCTGAAAAAGATGCTGGATATCGTTGAAGGACAGCGCAAGCAGTTCACAGATTCCGTTCTGGCCGGCATCGCTCAACGTGTTGGTGAGCTCTACGACATGGTTCATCCAGGCGAGGGACTGAACAAAATTTCCTTGGCCCTCGATGAAGGGCGCCGCGCCTCACTAGACATCACCACCGAGTTCGGCGGCAAATCAGACACGCCGCCTCAGGCCTACTTCAGTGATTCTCACCTGGACACCCTTGGTCTTTGCGTCTTCTTGGCCCTGGCCGAACGAGATGCGCCAGAACAAAAGATCTTGGTTCTTGATGACGTCCTGGGCAGCGTAGACGAACCCCATGTTGATCGAGTCATCGAGATGGTCTACGACGTCACTGCTAGGTTCCCCCATTGCCTAGTCACCACCCACTACGGTCCGTGGCGACACAAGTTGAGATGGGGATGGCTAAAGCACGGTCAATGCCAGTTCGTAGAGCTGCGCCGCTGGTCGCTAGGAGCTGGCATTGCATACGCAAACAGCTTGCCGGAAACCACTCGGCTTAGGGCTTTGGTCAATGCCACAGACCCCGACCTTCAGGCAATTTGCGCCAAGGCTGGAGTGGTCTTGGAAGCCATTCTGGATTTCCTCACGATGACGTATGAGTGCAGCGTACCTCGACGCGTCGGCAGCAACTACACCCTCGGTGATCTGCTGCCCGCCATAGACGGCAAATTGAAGAAGGCCTTGCGCGTTGAGCATCGCGAAGAGGATGAGCACGGGCAAGTCACTTACACCCCATTCGCCCTCGAACCGCACCTGAGCAAGCTGGTACAGATCGCTCAAGTACGAAACGTGTTTGGCTGCCATTTCAATCAGATTTCTTTCGAGCTGCTCGACAGCGATGCGCTCGCCTTCGGTCTGGAGGTGCTTGCATTGGCAGATGCCGTCATAGACCAAGATGCCGGCTGGCCACGAAGCTCTAAGTCAGGTAGCTACTGGGCAACGTCTGGAGAAACCCGTCGCCTCCATCCATTGAGAAAGCCGAGCTGA
- a CDS encoding AIPR family protein, with amino-acid sequence MAALEPHYLAILKTVLATRFVPYLPPLLGKVSAADQAAKQLSRAFSAFVLHKLLDITPQAAAASVVDDFNDKGIDAIHYDATTETLYLLQTKLKESEQFKQEDALPFCEGVRLLLKQDFSAFNANVQNRKADIESALDSCSHIKLVVPYTGDGVSHTASDALQALLADEDLDEERLIKQVEYYSATEIARDLLAEQAYQPVHTDIALQKYEKVEHPRSTYYGVARLGDLVALHQTHGKALYERNIRYFLGSSKSDVNKAIKTTLHDAPGDFFYLNNGVTAVCDLIEPKATKNGAKKFKVRGLSIINGAQTVASAAEFVRQHPGKSIDDAKVMLTLIKAPADGPFGKRVTKARNHQNPVQTANFASLDENQERLRQEIAHLRFDYHYRPEALATGPTAITLDEALRALASQQHDPRYAVWLKSEPARLANPDSAEYQALFANTLTGAALVNAVLCHRAIRALVVDYERRAPARSQERLIYRHGIHVITAVMMKRLRNRIGAAAVVDAAAINALLSQADTLDQLRQHAFSLGQQRLTFEGPLAYFRNQSNVTAFLADLMETHFALTADQAIAPLRNIQTAADVYPRKRLLDYLSSRAPQL; translated from the coding sequence ATGGCCGCGCTCGAACCTCATTACCTAGCCATCCTGAAGACAGTGCTGGCAACACGCTTCGTCCCGTACCTGCCACCGCTCCTCGGCAAAGTCAGCGCAGCCGACCAGGCCGCCAAACAACTCTCGCGTGCTTTCAGCGCCTTCGTGCTGCACAAACTGCTCGACATCACGCCGCAGGCCGCCGCCGCATCCGTGGTGGATGACTTCAACGACAAGGGCATCGATGCGATCCATTACGACGCCACAACCGAGACGCTGTATCTGTTGCAGACGAAGCTGAAGGAGTCGGAGCAGTTCAAACAGGAAGATGCCCTTCCGTTTTGCGAGGGTGTCCGCTTGCTGCTCAAGCAGGACTTCAGCGCCTTCAACGCGAATGTGCAGAACCGCAAGGCCGACATTGAGAGCGCGCTGGACTCGTGCAGCCACATCAAGCTGGTTGTGCCCTACACGGGCGATGGCGTCTCGCATACAGCCAGCGACGCTTTGCAGGCGCTGCTTGCCGACGAAGACCTTGACGAAGAGCGGTTGATCAAGCAGGTGGAGTACTACTCAGCGACCGAGATCGCCCGCGATCTTCTGGCGGAACAGGCATATCAACCGGTGCACACCGACATTGCATTGCAAAAATACGAGAAGGTCGAACACCCACGAAGCACGTATTACGGTGTTGCACGGCTGGGTGACTTGGTGGCGCTTCACCAGACGCATGGCAAGGCCCTGTACGAAAGGAACATCCGGTACTTCCTTGGCAGCAGCAAGTCCGATGTCAACAAGGCCATCAAGACCACCTTGCACGACGCTCCAGGTGACTTCTTCTATCTCAACAATGGCGTCACTGCCGTCTGCGATCTGATCGAGCCGAAGGCCACCAAGAATGGGGCCAAGAAGTTCAAGGTGCGCGGCCTGTCCATCATCAATGGCGCGCAGACGGTGGCATCGGCCGCTGAGTTCGTGCGCCAGCATCCGGGCAAGAGCATCGATGACGCGAAGGTGATGCTCACCCTGATCAAGGCCCCCGCAGACGGGCCATTTGGAAAGCGGGTGACCAAGGCTCGCAATCATCAGAACCCCGTTCAAACCGCCAACTTCGCTTCGCTCGACGAAAACCAGGAACGGCTGCGGCAGGAAATCGCTCACCTCAGGTTCGATTACCACTATCGCCCCGAGGCCCTGGCGACTGGCCCCACGGCCATTACGCTCGACGAAGCGCTGCGAGCATTGGCCTCACAACAGCACGACCCGCGATACGCCGTGTGGCTCAAGAGTGAACCAGCGAGGCTCGCCAACCCTGATTCCGCCGAGTACCAAGCACTATTCGCCAACACGCTAACGGGCGCGGCACTGGTCAATGCCGTTTTGTGCCACCGCGCCATCCGCGCCCTGGTTGTTGACTACGAGCGGCGAGCGCCAGCACGCAGTCAAGAACGCCTGATCTACCGCCACGGCATTCACGTCATCACAGCGGTCATGATGAAGCGCCTGCGCAATCGAATAGGCGCGGCAGCTGTTGTCGACGCGGCGGCAATAAATGCACTACTCAGCCAGGCAGACACGCTCGACCAATTACGACAACACGCGTTCAGCTTGGGGCAACAGCGCCTGACCTTTGAGGGGCCACTGGCCTACTTCCGCAACCAGAGCAATGTGACTGCGTTCCTGGCGGATCTGATGGAGACGCACTTCGCGCTGACCGCCGACCAGGCGATAGCCCCGTTGCGCAATATTCAGACTGCTGCGGATGTCTATCCACGCAAGCGCCTGCTTGACTATTTGTCGAGCCGTGCGCCGCAACTATGA